One window of the Rhipicephalus microplus isolate Deutch F79 chromosome 2, USDA_Rmic, whole genome shotgun sequence genome contains the following:
- the LOC142790048 gene encoding uncharacterized protein LOC142790048: MAAEAALQGPAVEVSKSGSHTLRCPDEQGGSSLVAGERISADFVLPEKTLTSHSAVTKGTCVTGRSQDCSDSTVRGTEQASQDPPEDVSANSSTPECPRENVRSCVPATMSPSMKYKQTIKHLQAKVAAQRKTIKRLRRQPHQAPSSTSKALEVIRPHVTEEVFKLLSAHVRLRPKRKGKRFPVWFKKFALHLNFRGPRAYRFPAPYFSLRSRHSNVAS; the protein is encoded by the exons atggctgcagaagctgcactgcaag gacctgcggtagaggtttcaaaaagcggctcccacacattgaggtgccccgatgaacagg gtggcagctcccttgtagctggtgaaagaatttccgctgacttcgtcttgccggagaaaaccttaaccagtcattcagctgtcacaaaaggaacttgtgtgaccg gccgctcgcaagattgttccgacagcactgtccgaggcactgaacaagcttcacaagaccctccagaagacgtctccgccaacagctccacacctgagtgccctagagaaaatg tgcgttcctgtgtgccagcgacaatgtctccatcaatgaagtacaagcaaaccattaaacatctgcaagccaaagtagcagcacagcggaaaactatcaaaagactgcggagacagcctcaccaagcaccgtcatcgacttcaaaggcccttgaagttatccgaccgcacgtcaccgaggaggtttttaaacttctttctgcacatgttcgcttgaggcccaaacgcaagggcaagcggtttcccgtgtggttcaagaaatttgctcttcacttaaacttccgaggtccgcgagcataccgatttccggctccatatttttctttacGCTCCCGGCATTCTAatgtggctagctaa